The DNA window gtccaggctaaattcagaccctaattcgaattacccgtctgggctaaatcaattttccatatattcttcgggagagctatatcaggataggatcacccatctgagctagatcctttttacgatcaattccttttcagaaatCCAtctaattttcctttcattcaactgggatttatttttccttttcatcaagaatatcaatacttcatcaattatcatacaataaacatccaaatcatattcacatcaataaaaatatatttcaagcatttaagaatataattcaagttacacgaacttacctcgatacttgttcgtatacaaaaagtctactaatctcaaattttttcttttcctcgatctagcttcttatttgaattttttggatttaaataaataaatttaatcattaatttaatacatttcatgttcatatgtaacattctctataattccattattatttataattcattCAGAGTTGTCTCTAaggagtcatagtcactaaattatttatatcttgaactacggaactccaaattaagatccgcttgatttttccaaaactaaactcacatatcttcttaccataaaattttcagaatttatggtttagtcaataagtacatttaattctttaaaatcatCCCTGTTATGCTGTCTGACattttcgacccttcttcactaaaaatttattttctcctAGTAtgggattcaaatgatgttcctgtttgtttctattaaaaatatacttattataattttaaacatataaatttaagcccttaattatttttatccaattttgatgattttccaaagtcagaacaggggaacccgaattcattctgaccttgtctcaaaaatttattatatctcatgatttataatttCATTGATTACACCGTTTCttatatgagaaactagactcaataagctttaattccatatttttttcatcaactaattcgattttcacaatttatggtaatttttcaaagttatcctattgctgctgtctaaaactgttttaatgTAGGATGTtgattaccatttttcccctaagctttcaataaatgataatttcgtccctgctcaattaacctcttaattgagctgatttttctcaattaacactttattctatacTTTAAAATCTATCCTGAATGGACTCAACAGAAAGAACACAATTTGTCTCTACGATAACATTTATTCATTTTGCTTCCCATGTAAATTAAAGACCATCATAGATAACCCATAATTCAACTTACTCAACGTTACATCTCCCAATATTTCTTTCGATTCTTCAAAACCAATAAattttaatactattaaaattagatatcttaatataaatttttaactcatgaaataaaatagatttaaatAATCAACCTCTAAAAATTATCTATATGCTGTCAATACTATAATGCCTGAGTGTATTTTGTTCAGTTCAATTTTGGATTTACACTGAAATTAATTGAATCCAACCAAattcattttttatgtttaatttatattaagcTTTTCTTctataataatatgaaaacaaatattttatatttaaaccacgataaattaaatattaaatattacaaaattatattcaaaaaaatgtttagtaaatttataaaaattaagtatgaaatataattatatttttcggataaatgtaaaagttgattttcaaaatgttatttattttttagttttaacctttttaatataatatttcatattattttggataatcttgaaaaatattaaaaaaataattttaatatctcATTTTTAATAACTAAGTACCTAcctacttattttaattaatatttttttgaagaaatggtataattaatcacttaattattgctgtgtttttattattatcataaaaatattaaaaataaattgtgacaTATTGAATCGGGTTGAAGTAAGATATAGCTTTGACTTTTCGGGTGTTATTAAAAGGCACTAAATGAAGCATACAATTAAAGTAAAAATCGAATCACAAGTAGGGCCGTCCCTCttggaaaaattttcatttaagcctttagagtttctaaaattttaaattaataatgataaaattatactttgactcttcaaaaataataaaaaaattgatttaatatttaaaaaatataaaaatatagatggttaaaataataaaattatattttttatactatcgTAAAATTATACAATTTGATTCCATCCAAAAAATTTTTGAGATCAAATAAAATCTAGAGAATGTGGAAAAAAATCCCAGGTAAGAGCAGGGAAAGGTAATTTATTTtttggaattaaaattaaaatttaagttttcaTATTAAGAATACAATTTAGGTGGTGTCTTACTATCGCATCTAACACTTATCTAAATATTCAAATaagaaatatcaaataaaaataattagggtaaactattaaaataatcacttttgtttacctcagattacattttaatcactgagCTGTAAACTGCCATTAACGGTGTAACGATAAGCTGgcgtgacacgttaaatcatcatttcaaacaaaaatgttaagttaaattatatagtttaaattttttccttttatttctttatttttcttttcttcttcccctttagTTTTGGCAAGTGGAACACATAGAAAAAAACATGTTAAAAAagatgaagaagggaggaaaacaaagggagaagcagaagagaataaaaaaaagaaaaaaaaaggaaagttaaaagaacaaaaaaagttaaattactcaaaatgaaaaaaaatatagggaccaattgtataatttaacttaaaattttatttgaaatgatgatttaacatgccacgtcagGTTACTATTACACcattaaatatatcaaaaatatcaaTCAACGGCTCaataactaaaatgttacaacacgctaatgtaagtgactaaaacgtaaagtaactaaaatgtaatatgaagtaaataaaagtgactaaTTTGATAGTTTACCCAAAGTTGGATTGTAGCAAATTAAAGACATATTTTAGAAATTTAcgcattaaaaatatttaaattttgacttgaAACTAAATTAGATGGGTGCGAACAGAAATTACAACTTGGTTCCTGTTAGATAATTATACTGGGCAAGCAAATGTGGCCACTTAGCTACCAACTCCAACCTTTCTGCATCTTTTTCCTGCTTTTGATGCAAAGCTAGTTACCTAAAGTCATGTTATCTCTTTGAACCAAATCGCCCTTATATACACCCATTGGCCTCTTTGAAAGCTCTCATCATAACAGCGTTTTCTCTTCCTATTTCAGCTGTTTCCAGTTCAACTATTCGAAAGTAAAAAAATGGACGGAAAAACAAAAAACATTATGGTTTGTTCTATAATAGTTATTACTCTTCTAGCCCTTGGCTTTGCTTCAAATATAATTGGAGGATACCTGTACCCTCAGTTTTACGATCATTCATGTCCCAGAGCTCAAGAGATAGTGAGAAACGTTGTTGCCAAAGCTGTTGCAAAGGAACCTCGTATGGCTGCTTCATTGCTTAGGCTACACTTCCACGATTGCTTTGTTAAGGTAACTTATTCAACCTCACCAAACCAATAGCGTAGTGTCGAATACGAGACTAGTGTGTCTAATATGGATATATTCAATTCATTGTTTTCAGGGCTGTGATGCATCGATTTTGTTAGACAGCGGCGGGAGCATTATCAGCGAAAAGAAGTCGAATCCAAACAGGAACTCAGCCAGAGGATTCGAAGTGATGGATGAAATCAAAGCTGTAATAGAGAAAGAGTGCCCTCATACTGTGTCATGTGCTGACATCTTGGCTCTAGCTGCTAGAGACTCAACTGTTCTCGTATGTTGTTTTTTATCAGAGTTTTGTCTTGTCATTGAAATTGACCCCATGGTAACATGCTTTTTTGGAATTGCAGACAGGTGGCCCTAGCTGGGAAGTGCCACTTGGAAGAAGGGACTCCAGAGGTGCAAGCTTGAGTTGCTCTAACAACAACGTCCCTTATCCAAACAACACATTCCAAACAATTCTCACTAAGTTTAAGCTACAAGGTCTAGACATTGTTGATCTTGTTGCACTTTCTGGTAGGCTATATAGTTCTTTCACATTCTGTAAATGACCAAGAAGGCAAAACTCTGAAAATATTTATCATGCAGGGAGCCACACAATAGGATTTGCCCGATGCACC is part of the Gossypium hirsutum isolate 1008001.06 chromosome D11, Gossypium_hirsutum_v2.1, whole genome shotgun sequence genome and encodes:
- the LOC107911223 gene encoding peroxidase 72; the protein is MDGKTKNIMVCSIIVITLLALGFASNIIGGYLYPQFYDHSCPRAQEIVRNVVAKAVAKEPRMAASLLRLHFHDCFVKGCDASILLDSGGSIISEKKSNPNRNSARGFEVMDEIKAVIEKECPHTVSCADILALAARDSTVLTGGPSWEVPLGRRDSRGASLSCSNNNVPYPNNTFQTILTKFKLQGLDIVDLVALSGSHTIGFARCTRFRERLYNQSGNGKPDNTLDQSYASQLRRNCPRSGGDQNQFFLDFVSPIKFDNSYFKNLMANKGLLNSDQVLFTKNGESRELVKTYAYNQELFFQQFAKSMIKMGNISPLTGYRGEIRQDCRKINA